The Gemmata palustris genome includes a region encoding these proteins:
- the hisC gene encoding histidinol-phosphate transaminase: protein MTVRSNICAMAGYVPGEQLNDPDITKLNTNENPYPPSPRVFEAIRTALTPNSLRKYPQPLGDTFRKTAGRVLNVDPDGILIGNGSDDILTILTRTFVPEGGLIASPIPSYILYRSLAEIQGAQFLSVRFSADWRTLDSWAAQANLTFLPNPNSPSGTIVDPETVTRLAKALAPAPLVLDEAYADFTSWSGLELLSSTPNLIITRTLSKSYSLAGIRFGFAIAAPELVRELAKVKDSYNCDVLSLAAATAAVEDQDYFHEVRAKIIATRVRMTQELTELGFDVLPSHANFVWCRRSDRPVKPIYEELKRRKILVRYMNYAAGPLGAPEGAYDGLRISVGTDAEIDTLLSALKAIL from the coding sequence ATGACTGTCCGCTCCAACATTTGCGCAATGGCCGGGTACGTTCCGGGCGAGCAACTCAACGACCCTGACATCACCAAGCTTAACACGAACGAGAACCCGTACCCGCCGAGTCCGCGGGTATTTGAAGCAATTCGGACCGCCCTCACGCCGAATAGCCTGCGAAAGTACCCGCAACCGCTCGGCGACACGTTCCGCAAAACCGCGGGCCGCGTGCTGAACGTCGACCCCGATGGCATCCTCATCGGCAACGGCTCGGACGACATCCTCACAATTCTCACGCGCACGTTCGTACCCGAAGGCGGGCTGATCGCGTCGCCGATACCGAGCTACATCCTGTACCGCTCGCTCGCGGAAATTCAGGGCGCACAGTTCCTCTCGGTTCGCTTCAGCGCGGACTGGCGAACACTGGATTCCTGGGCCGCGCAAGCGAACCTCACGTTCCTCCCGAACCCGAACTCCCCCTCGGGAACGATCGTCGATCCCGAGACGGTGACCCGACTCGCGAAGGCACTCGCGCCCGCGCCGCTGGTCCTCGATGAAGCGTATGCCGACTTCACATCGTGGAGCGGATTGGAGCTCCTCTCGAGCACGCCGAACCTCATCATCACGCGGACCCTGAGCAAGTCCTATTCGCTCGCGGGTATCCGGTTCGGGTTCGCGATCGCTGCACCGGAGTTGGTCCGCGAGTTGGCAAAAGTGAAAGACTCTTACAACTGTGACGTGCTGAGTCTCGCCGCCGCGACCGCCGCGGTCGAAGACCAGGATTACTTCCATGAAGTGCGTGCGAAGATCATCGCTACCCGCGTGAGAATGACGCAGGAACTCACTGAGCTAGGCTTCGACGTGCTGCCGAGCCACGCGAACTTCGTGTGGTGCCGTCGATCCGATCGACCCGTGAAACCCATTTACGAAGAGTTAAAGCGCCGAAAGATCCTGGTCCGCTACATGAACTACGCGGCCGGTCCGCTCGGCGCCCCCGAGGGCGCGTATGATGGGCTGCGGATCTCCGTCGGCACCGACGCGGAGATCGACACACTCCTCAGCGCGTTGAAAGCC
- the hisD gene encoding histidinol dehydrogenase: MSALKLRRIDLTASNAAAQIVKLRDQFRTDTEIVSAASKKKTQAVFGEALPPVRAVERICNDVREKGLSAALNYTELFDGVKLKADQLRVKPAELAEAHANIGDDFLEVIRQVRYNVMQFQSGLLQRDAVMPVSGKHELQVRYRALKRVGVYCPGGAAAYPSTLLMTVCPAQVAGCEQIIVTMPPNATGAYNREMLATCHELGITEVYRLGGAQAIAAMAYGVEGLKPVDMIVGPGNQYVALAKKYVFGQVAIDCLAGPSEIVVLADDSAHPDYVALDLIAQAEHSPGVAVLVTWYEPLINEVQDALTKRLAKLSRADLARDSLERFGALILAPNKASAVDCVNAMAPEHLHIQTRDPDAILDDIDSAGAVFLGPFTPVAVGDYAAGPSHVLPTGGTARFASGLTTNDFRKRTSILRFTRNGLKDIASDVIFMANREGLTGHAASVELRANDNGPAARPKPKPDKVPAATPAKK; this comes from the coding sequence ATGTCAGCTCTCAAGCTGCGGCGGATTGATCTCACAGCCAGTAACGCCGCGGCTCAGATCGTCAAACTTCGCGACCAGTTCCGCACCGATACCGAGATCGTCTCGGCCGCCAGCAAGAAGAAAACTCAGGCCGTCTTCGGTGAGGCGCTCCCGCCGGTCCGCGCGGTCGAGCGCATCTGCAACGACGTGCGCGAAAAGGGGCTCTCCGCGGCCCTGAACTACACTGAACTCTTCGACGGCGTGAAGCTGAAGGCGGACCAGCTCCGCGTGAAGCCCGCCGAACTCGCCGAGGCCCACGCGAACATCGGCGACGACTTCCTCGAAGTCATCCGACAAGTGCGCTACAACGTGATGCAGTTCCAATCGGGGCTGCTCCAGCGCGACGCGGTCATGCCCGTTTCGGGCAAGCACGAACTCCAGGTGCGATACCGGGCGTTAAAGCGCGTCGGGGTGTACTGCCCCGGTGGAGCGGCAGCGTACCCGTCCACGCTACTCATGACCGTGTGCCCGGCCCAAGTCGCCGGGTGCGAGCAGATCATCGTGACCATGCCCCCGAACGCGACCGGGGCATACAACCGCGAGATGCTCGCGACATGCCACGAGCTCGGGATCACTGAAGTGTACCGGCTCGGCGGCGCCCAGGCGATCGCGGCGATGGCTTACGGCGTCGAGGGGCTGAAGCCGGTCGATATGATCGTCGGCCCCGGCAACCAGTACGTGGCACTCGCGAAGAAGTATGTGTTCGGCCAGGTCGCGATCGACTGTCTCGCGGGGCCGAGCGAAATCGTGGTTCTCGCGGACGATTCCGCCCACCCCGATTACGTCGCCCTCGACCTCATCGCTCAGGCCGAACACTCGCCGGGTGTGGCCGTGCTGGTGACGTGGTACGAGCCGCTCATCAACGAGGTCCAGGACGCGCTCACGAAGCGGCTCGCGAAGCTGTCGCGTGCCGACCTCGCCCGCGACAGCTTGGAGCGCTTCGGCGCACTGATCCTCGCGCCGAACAAGGCCTCGGCCGTGGACTGCGTGAACGCGATGGCCCCCGAGCACCTACACATTCAAACCCGTGACCCGGACGCGATCCTCGACGACATCGACAGTGCCGGCGCCGTGTTCCTGGGGCCGTTCACCCCGGTCGCCGTCGGCGACTACGCGGCCGGCCCGTCGCACGTGCTCCCGACGGGCGGCACCGCCCGGTTCGCGAGCGGGCTGACGACCAACGACTTCCGCAAGCGCACGAGCATCTTGCGGTTCACGCGCAACGGGCTAAAGGACATCGCCAGCGACGTCATCTTCATGGCGAACCGGGAAGGTCTCACCGGCCACGCGGCCAGCGTCGAACTGCGGGCCAACGACAACGGCCCCGCCGCTCGCCCCAAGCCGAAGCCGGACAAGGTGCCGGCCGCCACACCCGCAAAGAAGTAA